From the Hevea brasiliensis isolate MT/VB/25A 57/8 chromosome 15, ASM3005281v1, whole genome shotgun sequence genome, one window contains:
- the LOC110649898 gene encoding transcription and mRNA export factor ENY2 → MRNSVNRPPTPDAAEDPGKEPTLQEIINIKLIESGEKERLMELLRERLIECGWKDEMKALCRAFIKKKGRSNVTVDDLVHVITPKGRASIPDSIKAELLQRIRAFLVQAAV, encoded by the exons AT GAGAAATTCGGTGAATCGACCTCCAACACCGGATGCAGCGGAGGATCCAGGGAAAGAGCCTACGCTTCAAGAAATTATCAACATTAAG TTGATTGAGAGTGGAGAAAAGGAGCGATTGATGGAACTTTTGAGGGAAAGGCTTATAGAATGTGGATGGAAAGACGAAATGAAAGCTCTTTGCAG GGCATTTATAAAGAAGAAAGGGAGGAGCAATGTTACTGTGGATGACCTTGTACATGTAATTACCCCTAAGGGCAGAG CATCTATTCCTGATTCCATAAAGGCTGAGCTGTTGCAAAGAATTCGTGCTTTTCTTGTTCAAGCTGCTGTTTGA
- the LOC110649906 gene encoding plastoglobule-localized metallopeptidase 48, chloroplastic has protein sequence MASVPLFSLCLPHGKLSPLSFSYGISDNLRSASASVGFSSVKKNRGFRVSVCRAASVVFRDLDADDFRHPLDKQNTLLLRAIPGLNELGKALLGSMTEQIMLLENIGTSVLVSKTQLSELHQLMTEAAEILNLEAPDLYVRQSPVPNAYTLAISGKKPFVVVHTSLVELLTRKELQAVLAHELGHLKCDHGVWLTFANILTLGAYTVPGLGRLIAQSLEEQLFRWLRAAELTCDRAALLVAQDPKVVISVLMKLAGGSPSIADQLNVDAFLEQARSYDRASSSPVGWYIRNAQTRQLSHPLPVLRAREIDEWSRSQEYRTLLKRAIQMNAVQNV, from the exons ATGGCTTCGGTGCCTCTTTTCTCTCTCTGCTTGCCTCATGGGAAGTTGTCTCCTCTCAGTTTCAGCTATGGAATTTCTGATAATTTGAGGTCTGCTTCGGCTTCTGTTGGATTTAGCTCCGTCAAGAAGAATCGAGGATTTAGGGTTTCTGTTTGTAGAGCAGCTTCTGTTGTGTTTCGTGATCTTGATGCTGATGATTTTAGGCATCCGCTTGACAAACAG AACACGCTGCTCTTGAGGGCAATTCCAGGATTAAATGAACTAGGGAAGGCTCTTTTGG GATCTATGACAGAGCAAATCATGCTTCTTGAGAATATTGGGACGTCAGTCCTTGTCTCTAAAACTCAG CTTAGTGAACTTCATCAGTTGATGACTGAGGCTGCAGAAATACTGAACCTTGAGGCTCCTGATCTTTATGTACGCCAAAGTCCTGTACCAAATGCATATACTTTAGCAATTAGTGGGAAAAAGCCCTTTGTTGTTGTCCATACCAGTCTAGTGGAGCTTTTGACACGAAAGGAGTTGCAG GCTGTTCTGGCCCATGAGCTGGGTCATTTGAAATGCGATCATGGCGTATGGCTCACATTTGCCAATATTCTTACTCTTGGAGCCTATACTGTACCTG GACTTGGCAGGTTGATAGCTCAGAGCTTGGAAGAACAGTTATTTCGTTGGCTGCGAGCAGCAGAGCTGACTTGTGATCGTGCAGCCCTTCTTGTTGCCCAAGACCCCAAG GTGGTCATCTCTGTTTTGATGAAATTAGCTGGGGGAAGCCCATCAATTGCTGATCAACTAAATGTGGATGCATTCTTGGAACAAGCTCGCTCTTATGACAGAGCTTCTTCAAGTCCAGTAGGGTGGTACATAAG AAATGCTCAAACGAGGCAACTTTCACACCCTCTGCCTGTTCTACGTGCTCGTGAAATTGATGAATGGTCGAGAAGTCAAGAATACAGAACTC